Proteins co-encoded in one Oncorhynchus keta strain PuntledgeMale-10-30-2019 chromosome 36, Oket_V2, whole genome shotgun sequence genomic window:
- the vox gene encoding ventral homeobox, producing the protein MLTNTELLEANMVKVFSVDWLAQSNHNTNPKEGPGDTIPTYCRPHVPCMVQPQPPTFYNKVYLQPKPKTTRIELTDSTEEPQNLESRLSSPLHPITCSSPSLSETSGYISGYDSEAVSSECPSVEEASEGERDGGQRRVRTRFTPEQIEKLGKIFNKHKYPDAGERVKTALKLKLSETQVRTWFQNRRMKLKRELHEYPVQSQMMFQPIRPFQYHGFGEQQLSPAANHVIYHPMVQQIPMEQMVSHQHPYAYLY; encoded by the exons ATGCTGACCAACACAGAGCTCCTAGAGGCAAACATGGTCAAGGTCTTCTCTGTCGACTGGCTCGCACAGAGCAATCACAACACCAACCCGAAAGAAGGACCTGGGGACACTATACCAACCTACTGCAGACCCCATGTTCCTTGTATGGTACAGCCTCAACCGCCAACATTTTATAACAAGGTCTACCTCCAACCAAAACCAAAGACCACGAGGATTGAACTCACGGATTCCACTGAAGAACCCCAAAATCTAGAATCCAGGTTGAGCTCACCTCTGCATCCGATAACGTGTTCTTCCCCAAGTC TTTCAGAAACCAGCGGGTACATCTCGGGGTATGACAGTGAGGCGGTCTCCTCGGAATGTCCCTCTGTGGAAGAGgcgagcgagggggagagagacggtgGCCAACGACGTGTGCGTACTAGGTTCACACCGGAGCAGATAGAAAAGCTGGGGAAGATTTTCAACAAACACAAATATCCAGATGCTGGAGAAAGAGTCAAAACGGCACTGAAGTTGAAACTCTCTGAAACTCAA GTGAGAACTTGGTTTCAGAACAGGAGGATGAAACTGAAAAGGGAGCTCCATGAGTATCCAGTTCAGTCTCAGATGATGTTCCAGCCCATTCGACCATTTCAGTACCACGGCTTCGGTGAACAGCAACTCTCCCCCGCTGCAAACCACGTGATATACCATCCCATGGTGCAACAGATCCCCATGGAACAGATGGTTTCTCATCAACACCCTTACG